A single Saccharolobus shibatae B12 DNA region contains:
- a CDS encoding MFS transporter, whose product MGLRQTLKEIYYIVADKILLYFSLSLGISTFAYSMLTYYFPIVMTNLDITTFTIGIIYSIISFFYVVFNIPLGAIVDKIGSKNAVTLSALMAVPLFLLMGTLNPLLFIISLVIFESVVRIVNSLGAHRFMLNYTNAGKAFGVFSLITSILAAIGIMLGGYLLQHSVSTLLFVIIAVLFGISGIIRFLELPKDENKAEVKRSLRLGFKYLKEDKKLLFYLLVSILSSGLSLETYYVTIYFVKDLLIPLTLVGVLYSSYALIMAFLPLLFSVILSKRSNFKSLSILILSNSVIFFLVPLFTNVYILFLLFYAWTVIVAMESIVDYNVAQSVTEPEIGGTQVALISTFVRIFTVFYNAIVGLLFQITPLYSFYFTGFLGILAIFTIKFAEFIGVLK is encoded by the coding sequence ATGGGTCTGAGGCAAACACTAAAAGAGATCTATTACATTGTAGCAGATAAGATACTGCTCTATTTTTCATTATCTTTGGGGATTTCTACCTTCGCTTACTCAATGTTGACGTACTATTTTCCTATAGTTATGACTAACCTCGACATTACTACCTTCACAATTGGTATAATTTACAGTATAATCAGTTTCTTTTACGTAGTTTTTAATATTCCATTAGGTGCTATAGTTGATAAAATAGGTAGTAAGAATGCAGTCACTCTATCAGCACTAATGGCAGTACCTTTGTTTCTCTTGATGGGAACGCTTAATCCCTTACTTTTTATAATTTCTCTTGTAATTTTTGAATCTGTGGTAAGAATAGTTAATTCCTTAGGAGCGCATAGATTTATGCTAAATTATACGAATGCAGGGAAGGCCTTTGGGGTTTTCTCCCTCATAACCAGCATCTTAGCAGCTATAGGGATTATGTTAGGGGGCTACTTATTACAACACTCGGTCTCTACGCTACTTTTCGTAATAATAGCGGTTCTTTTCGGAATCAGCGGTATTATAAGGTTTCTTGAATTACCGAAAGACGAGAACAAGGCTGAAGTGAAAAGATCTCTAAGATTAGGCTTTAAATACCTTAAAGAAGACAAGAAATTGTTATTCTATTTGTTAGTTTCAATTCTTTCTTCCGGTTTAAGCCTAGAGACATATTACGTAACAATCTATTTCGTAAAAGACTTACTAATACCCTTAACATTAGTAGGTGTGTTATATTCATCATACGCATTAATAATGGCTTTCTTACCATTACTGTTCTCGGTTATTTTAAGTAAACGTAGTAATTTTAAGAGCTTATCAATCTTAATCCTCTCCAACTCCGTCATATTTTTCCTAGTTCCACTCTTTACTAATGTTTACATTTTATTCTTATTATTTTACGCTTGGACGGTAATTGTAGCTATGGAAAGTATAGTGGATTATAATGTCGCACAGAGCGTTACTGAGCCTGAAATCGGGGGGACTCAAGTTGCATTAATTAGTACTTTTGTGAGAATATTTACAGTATTTTATAATGCAATCGTGGGTTTGTTATTCCAAATAACGCCGTTATATTCATTTTATTTCACCGGTTTCCTAGGGATATTAGCAATATTTACTATAAAATTTGCAGAGTTTATCGGAGTTTTAAAATAA
- a CDS encoding tyrosine-type recombinase/integrase, whose translation MAILDLDKLTNEQKIRLFTYVTEEKWITYEQLGISKATGWRYKKGLREIPKEVIEKVLQFLAPDEIARIVYGKKIEKADINDLLKVINTAVEDPQFRSLLFMMLNRFLGDYVRQNTNSYVVTEEDLKLFEKILEQKSKATRDERLRHIKYAMRDLGFSLSPESLKEYILELMTEEGPNVARHRANTLKLFIKEVVASRNPILGQILYNSFRVPKVDYKYSPPPLSLEILKNIFQLIGHLGAKTFFLILAETGLRVGEVYSLSVEQVDLENGIIKLMKNSATKRAYISFLHKETTDWIRKNYLPFREDFINEYERAVRQIGGDVERWKMKFFPFQLADLREEIKEGMRKAGKEFRLYDLRSFFASYMAKSGVSPFIINVLQGRIAPGQFKILQQHYFVISDIELKKMYEEKAPRLLDQS comes from the coding sequence ATGGCAATTTTAGATTTAGATAAACTCACAAATGAGCAGAAAATTCGACTATTTACATATGTAACTGAAGAAAAATGGATAACTTATGAGCAGTTAGGGATTTCTAAAGCTACGGGCTGGAGGTATAAGAAAGGGTTAAGGGAAATACCTAAAGAAGTAATAGAGAAAGTGCTGCAATTTTTGGCACCAGATGAGATTGCGAGAATAGTATACGGTAAGAAGATAGAGAAAGCGGACATAAACGACTTGTTAAAAGTAATAAACACTGCAGTAGAGGATCCCCAATTCCGTTCGTTGCTTTTTATGATGTTAAATAGGTTCTTAGGAGATTATGTTAGACAGAATACAAACAGTTACGTAGTCACTGAAGAGGACCTAAAACTATTTGAGAAAATATTAGAGCAAAAGAGCAAAGCAACTAGAGACGAAAGACTTAGACATATAAAATACGCCATGAGGGATTTAGGCTTTTCACTCTCACCTGAGTCCTTGAAAGAATACATATTAGAATTAATGACAGAAGAAGGACCCAACGTAGCGAGGCATAGGGCTAACACGCTTAAACTCTTTATCAAAGAAGTAGTAGCAAGTAGAAATCCCATTTTGGGACAGATACTTTATAATTCATTCAGAGTACCAAAGGTGGATTACAAATACTCCCCTCCTCCTCTTTCCTTAGAGATATTAAAGAATATATTTCAGTTGATAGGTCATTTAGGTGCAAAGACATTCTTTCTTATCCTTGCAGAGACTGGATTAAGAGTAGGGGAAGTCTATTCTCTTTCTGTAGAACAAGTAGATCTAGAGAATGGAATAATTAAATTAATGAAAAATAGTGCGACAAAGAGGGCTTACATTTCATTTCTACATAAGGAAACTACAGACTGGATTAGGAAGAACTATTTGCCTTTCAGAGAAGACTTCATTAATGAATATGAAAGAGCAGTACGGCAAATTGGAGGAGATGTAGAGAGGTGGAAGATGAAGTTCTTCCCGTTCCAGCTAGCCGATTTAAGAGAAGAAATTAAAGAAGGAATGAGAAAAGCGGGGAAAGAGTTCAGGTTATACGACTTACGCTCATTTTTCGCATCTTACATGGCTAAATCCGGAGTTTCTCCTTTCATAATTAATGTATTGCAGGGAAGAATAGCCCCGGGACAGTTTAAAATACTGCAGCAGCATTATTTCGTTATTTCAGATATAGAACTGAAGAAAATGTATGAAGAGAAAGCTCCAAGACTTCTGGATCAATCTTAA
- a CDS encoding AAA family ATPase yields MPEEDKLFNKIMNECKNTGQIVSVFYHDRWFNMIKRAIESFQKGECNKDLLILTGPRRVGKTTILSKLNDEFKKYACYVNIEDSYIRKYISTHSLKDLVVSLHEITGRNIFMLDEITSLEQDWSRAVKELWDYLEKNNLKIFIIITGSAGILISNKYSDIAGRSEHCKSGEHKLSNPLTILPKKFSELLPRKLYKSPYFKSIIPLKKQERLEILIKIARAERSEIEYVNRILKGINIITQKQQKISLSKYMRAVLDDFLLRGGFPQLLQARLSINNPHNDVYGIATNILDSIHKDAILLSLKDVETKKFLLAYKNTAKISALIDITKLENELKRLLNTTNKKSDPNLISKLISFFEDAHILVKADPLIVDEDTKSNTNLKKLFLIDPALFWALYYNDIDFSRYTKELGYSTTIVGFLLEHTVCSHLIRLGRSIQLEFYNDGETDIDCIFELHGNKIFLQVERSENEVQKDLERTANIIQKIKEKDKSGLKNYYPISVVYDLDEIRVYNLPNGQIGVAIPTHYFLSLI; encoded by the coding sequence ATGCCTGAAGAAGACAAGTTGTTTAACAAGATTATGAACGAATGTAAAAACACGGGTCAGATTGTTTCAGTTTTCTATCATGACCGCTGGTTTAATATGATTAAAAGAGCAATCGAAAGTTTTCAAAAAGGAGAATGCAATAAGGATCTGCTAATATTAACTGGTCCAAGGAGAGTAGGTAAAACTACCATACTATCTAAACTGAATGACGAGTTTAAGAAGTATGCTTGTTATGTTAATATAGAAGATTCCTATATCAGAAAGTATATCAGTACCCATTCTCTTAAGGACCTTGTAGTATCTCTCCATGAGATAACTGGAAGAAATATCTTTATGCTGGATGAGATAACTTCTTTGGAACAGGACTGGTCCCGCGCTGTTAAAGAGTTATGGGATTATTTAGAGAAAAATAATCTGAAAATATTCATAATAATTACAGGCAGTGCAGGAATCCTAATTTCCAATAAATATAGTGACATAGCGGGAAGAAGTGAACACTGTAAAAGTGGAGAACACAAATTATCTAATCCATTAACAATTCTACCTAAGAAGTTTTCTGAGTTACTTCCACGAAAACTATACAAGTCTCCTTATTTTAAGTCTATTATACCTTTAAAGAAACAAGAACGACTTGAAATCTTAATCAAAATAGCTAGAGCAGAAAGAAGTGAAATAGAGTATGTAAACAGAATTCTCAAAGGAATCAACATAATAACACAAAAACAACAAAAAATATCATTATCAAAGTATATGAGAGCTGTTTTAGATGATTTTTTACTCAGAGGAGGATTTCCGCAACTATTACAAGCTCGGCTCTCTATAAATAATCCCCATAATGATGTTTATGGTATCGCAACTAATATTTTGGATAGCATACATAAAGATGCTATATTATTAAGCTTAAAGGATGTAGAAACCAAGAAGTTCTTACTAGCATACAAAAATACAGCTAAAATATCTGCGTTAATTGATATTACTAAACTAGAGAACGAATTAAAAAGGCTACTTAATACTACAAATAAGAAATCCGACCCGAATCTGATTTCAAAGCTAATAAGCTTTTTTGAGGACGCACATATACTCGTTAAAGCAGACCCGTTAATTGTAGACGAAGATACTAAATCTAATACTAACCTTAAGAAACTATTTTTGATAGATCCGGCACTCTTCTGGGCATTATATTACAATGACATAGATTTCAGCAGATATACGAAGGAGCTGGGCTATTCTACAACGATAGTAGGTTTTTTACTGGAACATACGGTATGCTCTCACTTGATTAGACTGGGGAGAAGTATTCAATTAGAGTTTTACAATGATGGTGAAACTGATATAGACTGTATCTTCGAACTGCATGGTAATAAAATATTTTTACAAGTGGAAAGGTCAGAAAATGAAGTCCAAAAAGACCTTGAAAGGACAGCAAATATAATCCAGAAAATAAAGGAAAAGGACAAAAGCGGTCTCAAAAATTACTACCCGATTTCCGTAGTATATGACTTAGACGAAATACGAGTTTATAATCTTCCAAATGGTCAAATAGGTGTTGCAATACCTACTCATTACTTTTTATCATTAATTTAA
- the zapB gene encoding cell division protein ZapB yields the protein MTINEIIEENEELQLRYSKAIDTITKLQNKIAKLQKENERLREENISLKDENKKLQKQNNILMRAIEIAIQIRDYNAQKGFLKKVLEKLRETGELTR from the coding sequence ATGACAATCAACGAAATTATTGAAGAGAATGAGGAATTGCAGCTTAGATACAGTAAAGCTATAGATACTATAACAAAGCTGCAGAATAAGATAGCAAAACTTCAGAAAGAGAACGAAAGATTAAGAGAAGAGAACATTTCATTAAAAGATGAAAACAAAAAGCTTCAGAAACAAAATAATATCTTAATGAGAGCCATAGAAATCGCTATTCAGATAAGAGACTATAATGCCCAGAAGGGATTTCTGAAAAAAGTGTTAGAAAAATTACGTGAAACCGGGGAGTTAACAAGGTGA
- a CDS encoding ribbon-helix-helix protein, CopG family, translating to MTLRVITFKVEEELLVKLDLYCINNRKIRSEVIREAIKFYLLCNTKRGKAYKLNSIEENYKNSITRVQEL from the coding sequence ATGACATTGAGAGTTATTACTTTCAAAGTTGAGGAAGAACTTTTGGTAAAACTTGATCTATACTGCATTAACAATAGAAAAATAAGAAGTGAGGTCATTAGGGAAGCGATAAAGTTCTACTTATTATGCAATACTAAAAGAGGAAAAGCTTACAAGTTAAATTCCATAGAAGAGAATTATAAAAATTCTATTACGAGGGTGCAAGAACTATGA
- a CDS encoding protein D-63, giving the protein MTEQATELHELFTELDENIRELLSLVKTLKIDFTIHADDEAISRLEKSLFLAQKIESHLYSLKREVDEQ; this is encoded by the coding sequence ATGACTGAACAAGCAACAGAACTACACGAATTATTCACAGAACTCGATGAAAACATCAGAGAACTACTATCGCTAGTAAAAACACTGAAGATCGACTTTACTATACACGCAGATGATGAGGCAATAAGCAGACTGGAGAAGTCACTATTCCTAGCTCAAAAAATAGAATCACACCTATATTCTCTAAAAAGAGAGGTAGACGAACAATGA
- a CDS encoding helix-turn-helix transcriptional regulator gives MNSDLEEFLSTPLKLLLIIAKYGDNGIAQYDLIYNTRMSSGTVLKHTKLLAEKGLIQIIETKTEVGSKKKIFKITEKGKKVVEELNKLMNEIGVVEVT, from the coding sequence ATGAATAGTGACTTAGAGGAGTTTCTAAGCACACCGTTAAAGCTCTTATTAATAATAGCTAAATACGGAGATAATGGTATCGCTCAATACGACTTAATATATAATACTAGAATGAGCTCTGGAACCGTGCTTAAGCATACAAAATTATTAGCAGAAAAGGGATTAATTCAGATAATAGAGACAAAAACAGAGGTAGGAAGTAAAAAAAAGATATTTAAAATTACAGAAAAAGGCAAGAAAGTTGTTGAAGAACTTAACAAATTAATGAATGAAATAGGCGTTGTTGAAGTTACTTAG
- a CDS encoding helix-turn-helix domain-containing protein has protein sequence MESTFLNKGGILLIILYKKGGIAFESELINITKFSPGTIQSWKERLKEKGYIEVTKDKNKVYIKLTKKGKEIAERLITLETRIETIVEEK, from the coding sequence ATGGAATCAACATTCCTGAACAAAGGAGGAATACTATTGATCATACTGTATAAAAAAGGAGGTATAGCATTCGAAAGTGAACTTATAAATATCACAAAATTCTCTCCAGGGACAATACAGTCGTGGAAGGAGAGACTAAAGGAGAAAGGATACATTGAGGTAACTAAGGACAAAAATAAAGTGTATATAAAATTGACAAAAAAAGGTAAGGAAATCGCTGAGAGACTAATTACGTTAGAAACTAGGATTGAAACAATAGTTGAGGAAAAATGA
- a CDS encoding winged helix-turn-helix domain-containing protein: protein MKESNTVRIVKLLEFGPKSAGEIASALNIQSKEVYPRVKRLIKWGFVKAEGIGNLRIYRLTDKYYQFKEYVRRYNLSDVISKLESELGRKLTNDEIYALVWLRVRLWRQ, encoded by the coding sequence ATGAAGGAGAGTAACACTGTAAGAATCGTGAAGCTTCTGGAGTTCGGTCCTAAGTCTGCTGGAGAAATAGCTTCAGCTCTTAACATTCAATCCAAAGAAGTCTACCCGCGTGTTAAGAGGTTAATAAAATGGGGGTTTGTAAAGGCCGAAGGAATAGGTAACCTGAGGATATACAGACTTACCGATAAGTATTATCAGTTTAAGGAATATGTAAGGAGATACAACCTATCCGACGTTATTTCGAAACTGGAGAGCGAATTAGGACGGAAGCTCACAAACGACGAAATATACGCATTGGTCTGGCTCAGGGTGAGACTATGGAGACAATAA
- a CDS encoding helix-turn-helix domain-containing protein translates to METITPLFRSEKTLGIFELLADLRFHTAAEIAAYTGIEDSREVYPRLKRWASLIDIRKVGVRKNIYKLKDRVVDAVKKGLKISTKAEKVLKKAEKVMKKTMGRELTDEERAVLEFLINYYKETGKKWYEGKVEPVVQTIARVKGLDPTDVVSAILSLYQAGLVALWPSSDRPRKLAITKTLLA, encoded by the coding sequence ATGGAGACAATAACACCGCTATTTAGGTCAGAAAAGACTTTGGGCATTTTTGAGCTGTTAGCGGACCTTAGGTTCCACACTGCTGCAGAAATAGCAGCATATACAGGAATAGAGGACTCCAGGGAAGTTTACCCCAGGTTGAAACGCTGGGCCTCTCTCATAGATATTAGGAAAGTAGGAGTTAGGAAGAACATTTACAAGTTAAAGGACAGGGTAGTAGATGCAGTAAAGAAAGGCCTAAAGATATCTACAAAGGCCGAGAAGGTCCTAAAGAAGGCTGAGAAAGTGATGAAGAAGACTATGGGCAGGGAACTAACAGATGAGGAGAGAGCAGTACTGGAGTTCCTTATTAATTATTATAAGGAAACTGGGAAGAAGTGGTATGAAGGAAAAGTGGAACCTGTGGTGCAAACAATTGCCAGGGTAAAAGGACTTGACCCTACTGACGTTGTAAGTGCTATATTATCTCTCTATCAGGCTGGACTGGTAGCACTTTGGCCTAGCTCAGATAGGCCTAGAAAACTCGCAATAACTAAAACCCTTCTTGCGTGA
- a CDS encoding MarR family winged helix-turn-helix transcriptional regulator — MKSEFLTAHAKVLLAIYNNQGCTVKEALEKSSLAPNTFYKTKEQLLEDLLIEEKEEQKNRTRIKKLYLTEKGLIITKALQCVIDALNKMKT, encoded by the coding sequence ATGAAAAGTGAATTTCTGACTGCACATGCAAAGGTCCTATTAGCTATATATAATAATCAAGGGTGCACTGTAAAGGAGGCGTTGGAAAAGTCGTCTCTAGCTCCTAATACTTTTTATAAAACTAAAGAACAGCTCTTAGAAGATCTTCTTATTGAAGAGAAAGAGGAACAAAAGAACAGAACTAGGATAAAGAAACTTTACCTGACTGAAAAGGGACTAATAATAACTAAAGCCTTGCAATGTGTTATAGATGCTCTAAATAAAATGAAAACTTAG